From bacterium HR34, one genomic window encodes:
- the lppC gene encoding Putative lipoprotein LppC, which yields METKKLILIISIIVVLLGVVLFLRSSFIIKKEGKTTNLQLISKNMIIESPAFKNNERIPQKYTCDGKDINPPLIISGIPENAKSLALIVDDPDAPMKVWVHWLLWNIPASISEIKENSVPEEAVLGMNDFGRLEWGGPCPPSGTHRYFFKVYALDTNLDLPEGSRKEDLEKAMEGHILDFAQLIGLYSRKN from the coding sequence ATGGAGACAAAAAAACTTATTTTAATAATATCAATAATTGTTGTTCTTTTGGGAGTTGTATTATTTTTAAGGAGCAGTTTTATAATTAAAAAAGAAGGAAAAACTACCAATTTACAATTAATATCAAAAAATATGATAATAGAGAGCCCTGCTTTTAAAAACAATGAAAGAATACCTCAAAAATACACTTGTGACGGAAAAGATATAAATCCTCCTTTAATAATATCTGGCATTCCAGAAAATGCTAAAAGTTTAGCTTTAATAGTTGATGATCCAGATGCTCCAATGAAAGTTTGGGTTCACTGGCTTTTGTGGAATATTCCTGCCTCTATTTCTGAGATAAAAGAGAATTCTGTTCCAGAGGAAGCGGTTTTAGGTATGAATGATTTTGGTAGATTGGAGTGGGGAGGACCCTGTCCACCGAGCGGAACTCACAGATATTTCTTTAAGGTTTATGCTTTAGATACAAATCTTGATTTGCCAGAAGGTTCAAGAAAAGAAGATTTAGAAAAAGCAATGGAAGGTCATATTTTAGATTTTGCCCAATTAATAGGTTTGTACTCAAGAAAAAATTAA